A genome region from Penicillium psychrofluorescens genome assembly, chromosome: 3 includes the following:
- a CDS encoding uncharacterized protein (ID:PFLUO_005075-T1.cds;~source:funannotate), protein MASEFIGYNVLVTLRAPSGGKLQGQVANVIGQSLLLQNVTLMWNGQRIPQYSIDAANIADLSLQTTTSAPPQRQPAPQGTSNTTATAAPPLPPPQLPPPQQFVDPAILSFSKPPSQPNQPPALSPVEAGTQRTPANVSAALTEPFNHLGLNAEGRRTELSDALPAKELQDTQNAKQTPRRNRRGNGEALNKHGAAASTNPKSKGWRQTAFVEPAAPPNQASPSTPGAKLRRKKNRQPYAEDASGWATEDATDIQELGEFDFQSNLSKFDKHRVFAEIRNDDTTADEARLVSFNRKAKPGTNGGKNLHWTENVLDSPQNSESDETVEQISDARLSGEARSGRERSRASVRVQPARKGSGVLGQSSFIPPQINTLSRSQTLNTSRTTSPRPGRASASPMVGPGVSGASLRLTTTNRSCPTVSPLQTLEVEQIAVAEFSLTEDLITENAGRGIAEAAVALLSNDAAAPTMLILTGNHRTGARAVSAARHLRNRGHRVTLCMLGLEHESELLESCRKQLDIFRKIGGRVMKWEELSGRLSTSEVDPDLVIDALFGMHIAFDDLRNDDQAVAFEMISWMNLDNANILSVDVPSGLSATTGEMTMVEGSPLCVNATSVVCLGAPKTGILSASLSSEELSWSLAVADIGIPQIVWRKYGTRRRHGIDFGNRWVVPLRFQPSAI, encoded by the exons atggcctccgAGTTCATTGGCTACAACGTGCTCGTGACTCTGAGAGCACCCTCGGGTGGGAAGCTCCAAGGTCAAGTCGCCAATGTGATCGGGCAGAGTTTGTTGCTGCAAAATG TGACTCTTATGTGGAATGGCCAACGTATTCCCCAGTATTCGATTGATGCCGCCAACATCGCCGACCTCTCCCTGCAAACCACCACTTCAGCTCCCCCACAACGTCAGCCTGCACCGCAAGGGACTTCAAACAcgacagcaacagcagctccaCCATTGCCACCACCTCAACTTCCCCCTCCGCAACAATTTGTCGACCCCGCGATTTTGAGTTTCTCTAAACCCCCTTCCCAGCCCAACCAACCGCCTGCGCTCAGTCCTGTTGAAGCCGGCACCCAGCGTACTCCTGCAAATGTTTCAGCCGCACTGACGGAGCCATTCAACCACCTTGGATTGAATGCGGAGGGCAGAAGGACAGAATTGTCGGACGCGCTCCCGGCGAAAGAGCTTCAAGATACCCAGAATGCCAAACAGACACCGAGACGCAACAGGCGGGGTAATGGAGAGGCTTTGAACAAACATGGGGCTGCTGCAAGCACCAACCCGAAGAGCAAAGGCTGGCGCCAAACTGCGTTCGTAGAACCTGCAGCCCCTCCCAACCAggcctcgccctcgacaccAGGTGCGAAGCTTCGCAGGAAGAAGAACCGTCAGCCCTATGCAGAGGACGCCAGTGGCTGGGCTACGGAGGATGCGACGGACATCCAGGAACTGGGTGAATTTGATTTCCAAAGCAACTTGTCCAAATTTGACAAGCACCGAGTCTTCGCAGAGATTCGAAATGACGACACCACGGCAGACGAGGCGCGTCTGGTCAGCTTCAACCGGAAAGCCAAGCCAGGGACTAACGGTGGAAAGAACTTGCACTGGACGGAGAATGTCCTCGACAGCCCGCAGAACAGTGAGAGCGATGAGACCGTCGAGCAAATCAGCGATGCCAGACTCAGTGGCGAGGCCAGATCTGGACGTGAGCGGTCTCGAGCGTCTGTGCGAGTCCAACCTGCTCGCAAAGGTAGCGGTGTACTGGGACAGTCGTCTTTTATCCCGCCACAGATCAATACCTTGTCCCGCAGCCAGACACTGAACACCTCCCGAACGACGAGCCCTCGGCCCGGCAGAGCGTCAGCCTCTCCCATGGTTGGCCCTGGTGTCTCCGGAGCATCTCTTCGCCTGACCACTACCAACCGCAGTTGCCCGACGGTGAGCCCCTTGCAAACCCTTGAGGTCGAGCAGATTGCGGTGGCAGAGTTCAGCTTGACCGAAGATCTCATCACGGAGAACGCGGGGCGAGGCATCGCAGAAGCCGCCgttgctcttctttccaaTGATGCCGCTGCTCCGACTATGCTGATTCTCACTGGCAATCACCGTACCGGCGCCCGCGCGGTCTCTGCTGCCCGCCACCTTCGAAACCGAGGCCATCGCGTCACCTTGTGCATGCTCGGTCTGGAACATGAAAGCGAACTGCTGGAAAGTTGCCGTAAGCAGCTCGACATTTTCCGCAAGATTGGCGGACGCGTGATGAAATGGGAGGAACTATCAGGGCGCTTGTCCACCTCGGAAGTTGATCCCGACTTGGTCATCGATGCGCTGTTTGGCATGCACATCGCTTTCGATGATTTGCGGAACGATGACCAAGCCGTGGCGTTTGAGATGATCTCGTGGATGAATCTGGATAATGCCAATATTCTTTCTGTCGACGTCCCGTCCGGCCTGTCGGCTACTACTG GCGAGATGACCATGGTCGAAGGCAGTCCACTGTGCGTGAATGCCACGTCGGTTGTATGCTTGGGTGCTCCTAAGACAGGAATCCTCAGtgcctctctctccagcgAGGAACTGTCGTGGAgcctcgccgtcgccgacatTGGGATTCCACAGATCGTATGGCGCAAGTACGGTACCCGGCGTCGACACGGCATTGATTTCGGAAATCGGTGGGTGGTGCCTCTGCGGTTCCAGCCCTCGGCCATCTAG
- a CDS encoding uncharacterized protein (ID:PFLUO_005074-T1.cds;~source:funannotate): protein MLPLAPIALALGATLPLVSANGLPEIIYRDVAIIGGGASGAYAAVRLRDDFNKSIVLIEKQDILGGMVDTYVDETGATFDFGVQSFLNVSGSTEFFARFNIPITTNSSSISSTQKYIDFNTGKTVDFTTPTYTREIVAIAKFFKVIKPWESMLNPGYWNFPEPKDIPEDLLIPFGQFLTKYGLEDSTPLIYASTGLGVGNMSEVTTMFVLQSFGWDMARAFLGEIALYTPASGGNQVLYDAIAKDLGDDVLYSSTVIDSRRTEFGVFLTVRNHKTQKVTLIVARRLLIAIEPTQSNMEPLDLSSTEWGTLSKFTYSNEFTGLVNNAVFNTSYYYYNLPSDAAPDNLLAFQDEPMVASFEYTGLEHLFRVMIIGNKTTTATESKILAQESFSKLLKAGQLSGSTTDQKLSWAAFSIHGPMHARVSVGDIKSGFFQDLYQLQGSRSTWWTGGAFSANFQTPLWKFDEGLIPKILEGL from the exons ATGCTTCCCCTGGCACCTATCGCCCTTGCTCTAGGGGCTACATTGCCGCTGGTGTCTGCGAATGGCTTGCCGGAGATAATTTACCGAGATGTCGCGATCATCGGTGGAGGAGCGTCAGGTGCTTATGCAGCCGTTCGCCTTCGGGATGACTTCAACAAGAGCATTGTCTTGATTGAGAAGCAGGATATCCTA GGTGGTATGGTCGACACCTATGTGGACGAGACTGGCGCAACTTTTGACTTTGGTGTCCAAAGCTTCCTCAACGTGAGCGGATCTACGGAATTTTTCGCTCGGTTCAACATTCCAATTACCACCAATTCCAGCAGTATTTCCTCAACTCAGAAGTACATTGATTTCAACACTGGCAAAACGGTTGACTTCACGACCCCTACGTACACGAGGGAaatcgtcgccatcgccaagtTCTTCAAGGTGATCAAGCCATGGGAGTCGATGTTGAATCCCGGCTATTGGAATTTCCCCGAGCCAAAAGATATCCCTGAAGATCTTCTTATCCCCTTTGGCCAATTCCTGACTAAGTATGGTCTTGAGGACAGTACCCCGCTGATCTATGCATCCACTGGTCTCGGAGTGGGTAATATGAGTGAAGTTACTACTATGTTTGTCCTGCAGTCCTTCGGCTGGGACATGGCGCGGGCCTTCCTCGGGGAAATTGCCCTGTATACTCCTGCTTCTGGTGGCAATCAGGTCCTCTACGATGCCATTGCTAAGGACCTTGGCGATGATGTGCTCTATTCGAGCACTGTGATTGACAGCCGCCGCACTGAGTTTGGCGTTTTCCTCACGGTGCGCAACCACAAGACCCAGAAGGTCACGCTGATCGTCGCTCGCCGACTCTTGATTGCCATCGAGCCAACCCAGTCAAACATGGAGCCTTTGGATCTCAGCTCCACTGAATGGGGCACTCTGTCGAAGTTCACCTATTCCAACGAATTCACTGGTCTGGTCAACAATGCGGTCTTTAACACGAGTTACTATTACTATAACTTGCCATCCGACGCCGCTCCTGACAATCTTCTTGCTTTCCAAGATGAGCCGATGGTCGCAAGTTTTGAATACACTGGTCTTGAGCACCTGTTCCGCGTGATGATCATTGGCAATAAGACGACCACTGCTACGGAATCCAAGATTCTAGCACAGGAAAGCTTCAGTAAGCTGCTCAAAGCCGGTCAGTTGTCCGGGTCCACAACAGACCAGAAACTCAGTTGGGCAGCCTTTTCTATTCATGGTCCCATGCATGCCCGCGTTTCTGTGGGAGATATCAAGAGCGGCTTTTTTCAGGACTTGTACCAGCTGCAAGGTTCTCGTTCCACATGGTGGACGGGTGGCGCCTTCTCGGCAAATTTCCAAACTCCGCTGTGGAAATTCGACGAGGGCTTGATCCCTAAAATCCTAGAGGGCCTTTAA